In Yoonia sp. R2331, the following proteins share a genomic window:
- a CDS encoding NAD(P)-dependent oxidoreductase — protein MADVMTPGLAIGRLDADALAQNFDDLHPALTPHEAVVAADRCYFCHDAPCVTACPTDIDIPLFIRQISTGTPEAAARTIFDQNILGGMCARVCPTEDLCEGACVREMAEGKPVEIGRLQRHATDTLMAQQGHPFVRAPSTGKRVAVIGAGPAGLACAHRLAILGHDVVLLEAKGKAGGLNEFGIAAYKATDDIAAREVEWLLGVGGIELHTGQILGESFQLEEVAGSFDAVFLGVGLGGVNALGVAGEDLDDVVDAVRFIAHLRQSKDMSELPIGRNVVVIGGGMTAIDAAVQSKLLGAQNVTVAYRRGRDQMGASAYEQDLAASKGVNLMFKVQPKEALADEDEYLAAVELEYTADTGDGLKGTGETVRLPADQLFSAIGQTLTLDAGLELDGRKIAVGPTGRTSREGVWAGGDCTPGDDLTVVAVAEGRDAAMDIHATLMGAN, from the coding sequence ATGGCAGATGTGATGACCCCCGGACTGGCCATTGGCCGATTGGATGCTGACGCGCTGGCGCAGAATTTTGACGATCTACACCCCGCGCTGACCCCGCACGAGGCGGTTGTGGCGGCGGATCGCTGCTATTTCTGTCATGATGCGCCTTGTGTGACGGCCTGTCCCACGGACATCGATATCCCACTGTTCATCCGGCAGATTAGCACCGGCACGCCAGAGGCTGCGGCGCGGACGATTTTTGACCAGAACATTCTGGGCGGGATGTGCGCGCGCGTCTGTCCGACCGAGGATTTGTGCGAGGGCGCTTGTGTGCGTGAAATGGCCGAAGGGAAGCCGGTTGAGATTGGTCGCTTGCAGCGCCATGCGACCGATACGCTGATGGCGCAGCAGGGGCATCCTTTTGTGCGTGCGCCAAGCACCGGCAAGCGGGTCGCAGTGATTGGCGCGGGGCCAGCGGGGCTGGCGTGCGCGCATCGGTTGGCGATATTGGGGCATGATGTTGTGCTGCTTGAGGCCAAGGGCAAAGCGGGCGGGCTGAATGAGTTTGGCATCGCCGCTTATAAGGCCACCGACGATATTGCCGCGCGCGAGGTGGAATGGCTGCTGGGTGTCGGCGGGATTGAGCTGCACACCGGGCAGATTTTGGGCGAGAGTTTTCAGCTTGAAGAGGTGGCCGGGTCGTTTGACGCGGTGTTCCTGGGTGTTGGGCTTGGCGGCGTTAATGCGCTGGGCGTGGCCGGTGAGGATCTGGATGATGTGGTCGACGCGGTGCGGTTCATCGCGCATCTGCGGCAGTCCAAGGACATGAGCGAGCTGCCGATTGGCCGCAATGTGGTGGTGATTGGCGGCGGCATGACGGCGATTGATGCCGCCGTGCAATCCAAACTGCTGGGCGCGCAAAATGTGACGGTTGCCTATCGTCGTGGGCGCGACCAGATGGGGGCGAGCGCCTATGAACAGGATTTGGCCGCATCCAAGGGTGTGAACCTGATGTTCAAAGTGCAGCCGAAAGAGGCGCTTGCCGATGAAGATGAATACCTTGCCGCGGTGGAGCTGGAATATACCGCAGATACAGGTGATGGCCTGAAAGGCACAGGTGAGACGGTGCGCCTGCCCGCCGATCAACTGTTCAGCGCGATTGGGCAGACGCTGACGTTGGATGCCGGACTTGAACTGGACGGGCGCAAGATTGCTGTGGGGCCGACGGGCCGCACCAGCCGCGAAGGTGTCTGGGCCGGTGGTGATTGCACACCGGGCGATGATTTGACCGTGGTGGCCGTGGCCGAGGGGCGCGATGCGGCGATGGATATTCATGCAACCTTGATGGGAGCGAACTGA
- the preA gene encoding NAD-dependent dihydropyrimidine dehydrogenase subunit PreA, whose translation MADLTTDFLGIKSPNPFWLASAPPTDKEYNVRRAFEAGWGGVVWKTLGAEGPPVVNVNGPRYGAIYGADRRLLGLNNIELITDRPLETNLEEMARVKADYPDRALIASIMVPCEEQAWKDILPRVAETNADGIELNFGCPHGMSERGMGAAVGQVPEYIEMVTRWCKQYYDRPVIVKLTPNITDVRKPALAAKNGGADAVSLINTINSITSVNLDTMSPEPSIDGKGSHGGYCGPAVKPIAMSMVSEIARHEPTHGLPISGIGGITTWRDAAEFMALGCGNVQVCTAVMTYGFKIVQEMISGLSQWMDEKGHRSTADFIGMAVPNVTDWQYLNLNYVAKAKIDQDSCISCGRCYAACEDTSHQAIAMSEDRTFTVIDEECVACNLCVDVCPVQDCISMVPMEPGQVDPRTGKVVEKEYANWTTHPNNPGAVAAE comes from the coding sequence ATGGCTGATCTGACAACAGACTTTCTGGGCATCAAAAGCCCCAATCCATTCTGGCTGGCCTCTGCCCCGCCCACGGACAAGGAATACAACGTGCGCCGCGCCTTTGAGGCGGGCTGGGGCGGTGTTGTGTGGAAAACGCTGGGCGCCGAAGGGCCACCGGTCGTGAACGTCAATGGTCCACGCTATGGCGCGATTTATGGTGCGGACCGGCGGCTTTTGGGGCTTAACAATATCGAGCTGATCACCGATCGGCCGTTGGAAACCAACCTTGAGGAAATGGCGCGGGTCAAGGCGGATTACCCGGACCGTGCGCTGATCGCATCCATCATGGTGCCCTGTGAAGAGCAGGCCTGGAAAGACATCCTCCCGCGGGTGGCCGAAACAAATGCCGACGGGATCGAGCTGAATTTCGGCTGCCCGCATGGGATGTCTGAACGAGGCATGGGGGCTGCCGTTGGGCAGGTGCCGGAATACATCGAAATGGTGACCCGCTGGTGCAAGCAGTATTACGACCGCCCGGTGATCGTGAAGCTGACGCCGAACATTACGGACGTGCGCAAACCCGCGTTGGCGGCCAAGAACGGTGGCGCGGATGCGGTGAGCCTGATCAACACGATCAATTCGATCACCAGCGTCAATCTGGACACGATGTCGCCCGAACCCTCAATCGACGGCAAGGGCAGCCATGGCGGCTATTGCGGCCCGGCGGTCAAGCCCATCGCCATGTCGATGGTGAGTGAGATTGCGCGGCATGAACCCACGCATGGCTTGCCGATTTCTGGCATCGGCGGGATCACCACATGGCGCGACGCGGCAGAGTTCATGGCGCTGGGCTGTGGCAACGTGCAGGTCTGCACTGCGGTGATGACCTATGGCTTCAAGATCGTGCAGGAAATGATCTCAGGCCTGTCGCAGTGGATGGATGAAAAAGGCCACCGGAGCACCGCGGACTTCATCGGCATGGCGGTCCCGAATGTGACCGATTGGCAGTATCTGAACCTCAACTACGTGGCCAAGGCCAAGATCGATCAGGATAGCTGTATCTCTTGCGGGCGCTGCTATGCGGCTTGCGAAGACACCAGCCACCAGGCGATTGCCATGTCAGAAGATCGGACGTTTACGGTCATCGACGAGGAATGCGTGGCCTGCAACCTGTGTGTGGACGTCTGCCCGGTGCAGGACTGCATCAGCATGGTCCCGATGGAACCCGGACAGGTCGATCCACGCACCGGCAAAGTGGTCGAAAAGGAGTACGCCAACTGGACCACGCACCCCAATAATCCCGGCGCTG